One Palaemon carinicauda isolate YSFRI2023 chromosome 5, ASM3689809v2, whole genome shotgun sequence DNA window includes the following coding sequences:
- the LOC137641035 gene encoding uncharacterized protein produces MPKHHMNLVKPFQYVGIDFTGHLWVRDELSGKTTKMFILVFTCLNVRAVHFELLPDMSTKNFVLAFQRFSNMYTIPQYLYSDNAKSFLKGGSILERSLESQEFQSELSKCNIKHIKIPLYSAWVGSAWERLIRVLNNCLYKVIGRSKLTYFELLTTISNIQLAINSRPLTYKSSSENLESITPNSFIKLHGNSSLILIKDDSDVWLDDSSQPSLERTVEIQEEIIENFKKLWYENYLLSLREHSRNLYQSKWENRIKVGDIVQIKAINKPRPFWMMDKVLGLILGFDNNIRSVKLKQGNGATEYHSICNLYPEELSVTHAIRERPTRDNSMEIEVETGSINKPESIHVEQGKRSVRPKRKATERFERMLRENLDNL; encoded by the coding sequence ATGCCTAAACACCACATGAATTTAGTCAAGCCTTTTCAGTATGTAGGTATTGATTTCACCGGACACCTTTGGGTTAGGGATGAGTTGAGTGGTAAGACCACAAAAATGTTCATATTAGTTTTCACTTGTCTTAACGTGCGCGCTGTGCACTTTGAATTGTTACCAGACATGTCCACTAAAAATTTTGTTCTCGCTTTCCAAAGATTTAGTAATATGTACACAATACCACAATACTTGTACAGTGACAACGCTAAGTCTTTTCTCAAGGGTGGAAGTATCCTTGAAAGGTCTTTGGAGTCGCAGGAGTTTCAATCTGAACTAAGTAAATGTAATATCAAACACATTAAAATACCTTTATATTCAGCATGGGTTGGTTCTGCTTGGGAGAGATTGATTAGAGTATTAAATAATTGTCTTTATAAAGTAATAGGAAGGTCTAAATTAACTTACTTTGAATTATTAACTACCATTTCTAATATTCAATTGGCGATAAATTCCAGGCCTTTAACATATAAATCAAGCTCAGAAAATCTAGAGTCTATAACtccaaattcctttatcaaattgCATGGTAATTCATCACTCATTTTGATAAAAGATGATAGTGATGTTTGGTTGGACGATTCTAGTCAACCTTCTTTAGAGAGAACTGTAGAAATAcaggaagaaattattgaaaattttaagaaattgtggtatgaaaattatctcttaagcctgagagaacatagtagaaatttgtaccaaagtaagtgggaaaatagaattaaagttgGTGACATTGTCCAAATTAAAGCAATTAATAAGCCCAGACCATTTTGGATGATGGATAAGGTATTAGGATTAATATTAGGATTTGACAATAATATTAGGTCAGTGAAACTAAAGCAAGGTAATGGGGCTACAGAATATCATTCTATTTGTAATCTTTATCCTGAGGAACTGTCAGTGACACATGCCATAAGAGAAAGGCCAACCAGAGACAATTCAATGGAAATTGAGGTAGAAACAGGCAGTATAAATAAACCTGAATCTATTCATGTTGAACAAGGCAAAAGGTCTGTAAGACCCAAGAGAAAGGCTACCGAAAGATTTGAAAGAATGCTAagggaaaatttagataatttgtaa